The nucleotide window TGAAATACCCCGAGCACCTTCTCTTCACTAGTCAAGCCCATCAGATTCATAAACACAGGATGTTGTTGATAATCATTGATCTTCCATACGGCGTTCAAACCCTGCTCCGCAGCCAGAATACTAAAGCGTTTGCTCCAGGCTTTGGCGGGTAGAAGATCATCCTCACGGGCATTGGTAGGCGCCACGACAACCAGATGGGCAGGAATCGCTTCCGTGTATTGATATGTAGCCCAGTCGCCGTAACGATCGGCCAGATGGGGTGGATAGCTCTGTCTGACCGCTTCCAGGTAAAGCTGACGTCCTTCGCCTGCAAACAACATAAACCGCCAGGGTTCTGAACTCATTACATATAATGAAGGATCTGCTTCATCAAGCAGCTTTCGTATAACCGATTGTGGTACGGGCAACGGACTGAATTCGCAAGCTCCTAAACGCCTCTTGCCGCTGCTTATATCCTGACTTAGACCGGTAGACATGGAAACTTCCCCTCCTCTATCTGCTTGATATATTCTTGGACTGTCTTCACATCAACCATGTTTTCTTCGGCTCGGCAGCTTCTGTTCTCCAGCGATCTACCTCTTCGTGTATCCGTGCTTTATCACGCGTTGTAAATCGCTCTGACTCCACCACTTCTGCTTGCGGCATACTGTCACGTATCAAGTGAATATAATCCATGGAACGTACCAGCGATTTGCGACCAGGGATGTACCTGATTTTGCGTCCTTCCAACAGGCAATAAACCTCGATCATACCCGGTAATTTACCGAAGGCTTCCCAACAGAAAGCACTGACCATATGCTGAAATGCCTCAACTACGTTCGGATCATGGACAACCATATATTTCTGAACAAGCAGCGAATCCCAGCCTTCTGGTTGCCAGGCTGCCTGAAATATCATCGACAAATGCATGGATAATGAAGGTAACTCCGTT belongs to Paenibacillus sp. FSL H8-0079 and includes:
- a CDS encoding nitroreductase family protein; amino-acid sequence: MSTGLSQDISSGKRRLGACEFSPLPVPQSVIRKLLDEADPSLYVMSSEPWRFMLFAGEGRQLYLEAVRQSYPPHLADRYGDWATYQYTEAIPAHLVVVAPTNAREDDLLPAKAWSKRFSILAAEQGLNAVWKINDYQQHPVFMNLMGLTSEEKVLGVFHIGYGDQPAMRDMDASRPASELMTVYDHLV